CTCACCGTCCGGGCCGACGCAGACGTGGCGCCGGACCAGTCCGTCCGCCGTGTGCTCGCCCCGGTCGACTTCTCCGATGCCTCCCGGTCGGCGGTCCGGCACGCGAAAGAGATTGCTCTCACTTACGGGGCCGAGATCGACCTCCTGCACGTCGTGGAGGAGCCGTTTTACCCGCCGGCCTACGGCCTCGGCGAGATGGGCTTCCCGACTGATAAGGTGATTGGGAGCGTGGAGGAGGAACTGGCCGACCTGGCCCGGTCGGAGATCGGCTACGAGCACGTAATGATCGAGGCCCGCACCGGCGAGCCGTCGCGCGAGATTCTCGACTATATCGACGCGAACGAGGTGGACCTCACCGTCATCGCCAGCCACGGGCGCACCGGCCTGGACCGCATGCTGATCGGGAGCGTGGCCGAACGGGTGGTGCGCCAGTCCCCCACCCCGGTGTTTGTCGCCAAGCCGGATCGCGCCTCGCTCGTGTCGTCGGACACCGCGGAGGCCGCTGCGGCCCGCGACTGAGGTCAGGCGCGCTCATCCCCGTCGCCATCTTCCAGTCGACCCTACTTCCCAGTCGGATCCGTCTCGCCCACCCTGACGGGCTTTGCCCAGACGTAACCCTGGATGACGGCGAGCCACCGGGACGGCTCAGCCGGCATCAGGGGGTGGGCGGGTTGCACAGCCCGATAGGGACGCTCCCGCAAATCGGGCAGACCGCACGAAGGCTCTTTCAGGACCGGAAGAAAATGATCTCTAGCGAGGCGTCCGTCCGGTGCGACATCGTACGCCCCCGTACCGCTGAGCGCTATCCCTTGCGTCGCGTAGGGCCCGATCTCTTCTACAGCGTCGCGGCCATCGCCCGATTGAAAGGTAAAGTATTCTTACGCTGAGTACAGCAGTGGAACCCGTCTCGCCTAATCCCGGTCCCGCGTAAGGGATGCGACAGTCTTTTCAGGGACCGAGCACTAGTGCCGTGCGACGGATTCTATTCGTCTTTCTGGACGGGATCGGACTGGGCCCGGCCGGACCGAAAAACCCGCTTTCGACCGACGCCGGCGCCGCATTCCGGCGGCTGGCCGGCGGGGCGCCCTGGGTCCAGTCGCTCCCCGAACGGGCCACCTCCAATCACCTCGTCCGTCCCCTCGACGCCACGCTGCAGATGGACGGACTGCCCCAGAGCGGCACCGGACAGGCCACCCTCTTCACCGGCGTAAATTGTGCCGAGCGAGTGGGACGTCACTTCGGGCCGTATCCCCACTCCGCCACCCACGACGTTCTGGACCACGAGAACCTCTTCCATCGCGTGCAGGCCCTGCCGTCGGTCCCCGACGGGGGCGTCGCGTTCGCCAACGCATTTCCGCCGCGGTTCTTCGAGGCCCCGTCGCGGCGGTGGACCGTCACGACACGCTGCTGCGCAGGGGCCGGCGTGTCCCTTCGCGACCTCGACGCCCTGCGGGCCCGCCGGGCCGTGGCCGCGGACCTGACGGCAGAGGGCTGGCGGGACGGCCTCCAGCTCGACGTGTCCGCCCGCACGCCCGCCGACGCTGCCCAGACCCTGTTTGCGACCCACCGCGACCACGTCCTCACCCTGTTTGAGTTTTTCCAGACGGACAAGGTGGGGCACCGGCGGATCGACCTTGCTCCGGGCGTGCTCCTGGAACGACTCGACAACTTCCTCGGACAGTTGCTCGACCTCCTCGATCCCGCACAGGACACCCTCGTCGTGACGAGTGACCACGGCAACCTGGAGGACACCAGCCACACCCAACACACCCGCAATCCCGTGCCGCTCCTGGCCTACGGGTGGGCCGCCTCGCACCTGGCCGATGCCCGCACGCTGGCCGGCGTGACCCCCGGCATCGTCGAGGCGCTCCGGACCGGGCGCAACGACCGGTGACCCTCACCCCTCGGGCCCGGTGCCTGTCGTAATTTCCTCCACGAGGCGATCGGCCTCGTAGACCGTGCGGAGGGCCTCCAGAATGCCCCGCCCGTCGACCGCCACCGCCCGGGCACCGGTTCGGCGGTACAGGTACTCGTTGGGCAGGGCCTCCATGTTGCTGTCGAAGACCACTCCTACGACTTCGAGGTCCTCGTTCAGCAGTGCCGACCCGGAACTGCCGCCCGAGATGTCGACGGTCGAGACGAGGTTGAGGGGGGTGTCGAGGTCGACTGAGTCAACCGCCGTCACCCACCGCGACGGGAGCGCCCACGCCTCCTCAGCGTGGGAAAAGTACTGGTTATACAGCCCATGGAAGGTCGTGAAGGGCGGGGCCGTCGTTCCGTTGTACGAATACGACCGCACGCGGCCGTCCGAGAGCCGCAGCGAGCGCGTGGCGTCCGGCGGAAACGTGGTCCCGTAGATCGAAAGGCGGGCCCGCGAGAGGCGCGCATTGAGGGTTCGCTCCGACGCCCGCACGTCCTGCATCTGGCGGTTCGTGTTGAGGAACATGGGCGCCAGCGCCTCGATGACCGGCACCGACGGGTCGTCGCTCTTGCGGTACCCCTCGTCGAGCAGGTTGAGGAACTGGGTGGAGTCCATCAGTGCACTTTCTTCCACCAGACGGTCGGCCACCCCCCCCGGCGTGCGCGTCTTGAACAGTCGCTGGACGGTGGGATGATCGGCGCCGTAGGCCGCCCGGATTTCTTCAAACTGCGCCACCAAGAACTCCTTCTCGAGCCCGGCGGGCCAGTTGGTCACCTGCTCGGCGTCCTCCCGGATGGCCTCCAGCCGATCGGGGGGAGCACCGCGCGTGCGCAGGAAGTCGTAGTAGTATCCGTGAAGCGCCCGCACCAGAATCCGGGACCCGAGCTCCAGGTTGGCGAACGTCGCGAAGGCCCCGGCCTTCTCCGCCATCACGACCTTGGACTGCTGGAGCCCCTCGATCCGTTCCACAATCGTCCCGTACGACTGCCGCAGCGAGTCGACGGCCCGGATGGAGTCCTGGAGGGCCTGAACGGCCGCGCCGCGCCGCGCCAGAAGGTACGAATCGCGGAGTCCTCGAAGCTGACCCGTCTGTCCTTTGATCGTGTTCTCGATCGAGAAATAGGTATTCCGAAGGTCGTATCGGTCGGACGAGTCGGGGTTACTGCGAA
This genomic interval from Salinibacter grassmerensis contains the following:
- a CDS encoding universal stress protein — encoded protein: MLSIRRVLFPTDFSDGAKRAFPQAAYLADWHDADLHILNVTGRHRHDFEEAKTNFPIPTDRLTDWLRRPHKSMTSAGWPDLEALPITQEQVESAEPAERILAYAEDEAVDLIVMGTHGRRGVDRMLFGSVTEEVVRKAPCPTLTVRADADVAPDQSVRRVLAPVDFSDASRSAVRHAKEIALTYGAEIDLLHVVEEPFYPPAYGLGEMGFPTDKVIGSVEEELADLARSEIGYEHVMIEARTGEPSREILDYIDANEVDLTVIASHGRTGLDRMLIGSVAERVVRQSPTPVFVAKPDRASLVSSDTAEAAAARD
- a CDS encoding alkaline phosphatase family protein; its protein translation is MRRILFVFLDGIGLGPAGPKNPLSTDAGAAFRRLAGGAPWVQSLPERATSNHLVRPLDATLQMDGLPQSGTGQATLFTGVNCAERVGRHFGPYPHSATHDVLDHENLFHRVQALPSVPDGGVAFANAFPPRFFEAPSRRWTVTTRCCAGAGVSLRDLDALRARRAVAADLTAEGWRDGLQLDVSARTPADAAQTLFATHRDHVLTLFEFFQTDKVGHRRIDLAPGVLLERLDNFLGQLLDLLDPAQDTLVVTSDHGNLEDTSHTQHTRNPVPLLAYGWAASHLADARTLAGVTPGIVEALRTGRNDR
- a CDS encoding S46 family peptidase; amino-acid sequence: MRTSVGRLVAILGIGAALLTGCGGSGGTVSVPVVERPDETESVDDTVEATATEAVPTPSPYDTVQAQRFDRGRMWAFENLPTSYLRETHGFTPDEEWRTKARRGALRFGSGCSASFVSSKGLVMTNHHCAREHITDVRRDEEALLENGFYAASRGEERRASDLYVDQLVEAENVTGTVYGGLRQGREAEAQAREQRVQSLQEQLTAEASKRDSSLRVEIKALYQGARYTAYTYRRYEDVRLVMAPELQLGYFGGTEDNFTYPRYALDVAFFRVYTSAGDPLRPEHHFSWATEGAQPNESVFAVGHPGSTSRFEMRSQLEYQRDHELPRRLETLRTRGDLLETYIRSNPDSSDRYDLRNTYFSIENTIKGQTGQLRGLRDSYLLARRGAAVQALQDSIRAVDSLRQSYGTIVERIEGLQQSKVVMAEKAGAFATFANLELGSRILVRALHGYYYDFLRTRGAPPDRLEAIREDAEQVTNWPAGLEKEFLVAQFEEIRAAYGADHPTVQRLFKTRTPGGVADRLVEESALMDSTQFLNLLDEGYRKSDDPSVPVIEALAPMFLNTNRQMQDVRASERTLNARLSRARLSIYGTTFPPDATRSLRLSDGRVRSYSYNGTTAPPFTTFHGLYNQYFSHAEEAWALPSRWVTAVDSVDLDTPLNLVSTVDISGGSSGSALLNEDLEVVGVVFDSNMEALPNEYLYRRTGARAVAVDGRGILEALRTVYEADRLVEEITTGTGPEG